In a single window of the Gossypium hirsutum isolate 1008001.06 chromosome A13, Gossypium_hirsutum_v2.1, whole genome shotgun sequence genome:
- the LOC107893994 gene encoding BRASSINOSTEROID INSENSITIVE 1-associated receptor kinase 1 translates to MERVIPVCLWLILALHLVLGVAGNAEGDALHALKNNLADHNNVLQSWDPTLDNPCRWFNVTCNNEYSVTRVEVGNANLSGKLVPDLGLLTNLQYLALVGNNISGVIPEELGNLTNLVCLNLSLNALTGHIPTTLGKLAKLRFLRLNNNSLTGQIPMALTTIATLQVLDLSNNRLEGNIPNNGSFSVFTPISFVNNLLNYIPPTPLLPVSPTAPTSSAVSGGGGAVAVIVGVVPIAVFSVCAPVIIYVLWRNRKRQHLSINRPARRPEFHLGQLKWFSLRELQEATDFFSEKNVVGSGGSGRVYKGRLDDGSVVAIKRLKQRRTQGGLQQFQTEVEMVSMAVHRNLLRLRGFCLTPTERLLVYPFMLNGSVRSCLRERPESQAPLDWGVRKRIALGAARGLEYLHDHCNPKIIHRDLKAADILLDENFDAVVGGFGLAKLMAYKDTHVITAVRGTIGHIAPEYLSSGRASEKTDVFGYGIMLLELITGQKAVDIARFANDDDVMLLDWVEGLLKEKKLEMLVDSDLQGNYIEEEVEQLMQVALLCTQSTPMGRPKMGEVVRMVEGDGLAERWEDWQKRKMFHQEFNNTHHPNVKWFIPDSTSRILPDDLSGPR, encoded by the exons atgGAGCGGGTCATCCCTGTTTGTTTATGGTTGATTTTGGCGTTGCATTTGGTTCTTGGAGTTGCCGGCAATGCAGAAG GCGACGCTTTGCATGCATTGAAGAACAATTTGGCTGACCATAATAACGTCCTTCAAAGTTGGGATCCAACCCTTGACAACCCTTGCCGATGGTTCAATGTTACATGTAATAATGAATATAGTGTGACAAGAGT tGAAGTTGGGAATGCAAATCTATCTGGTAAATTGGTTCCAGACCTGGGTCTTCTTACGAATTTGCAGTACTT GGCGCTAGTTGGTAATAACATATCCGGGGTAATCCCAGAGGAACTTGGAAATTTGACCAACTTGGTGTGCTTGAATCTTAGCCTCAATGCTTTAACCGGACACATTCCAACCACTCTGGGCAAGCTTGCAAAACTGCGTTTTCT GCGTCTCAACAACAACTCGTTGACAGGTCAAATTCCTATGGCCTTAACTACTATTGCTACACTGCAAGTGCT GGATCTTTCAAACAATCGGCTAGAAGGAAACATCCCAAATAATGGTTCCTTTTCAGTGTTTACTCCTATCAG TTTTGTTAATAATCTACTCAATTATATTCCTCCTACCCCATTGCTTCCTGTTTCACCAACAGCTCCAACTTCATCAG CTGTCAGTGGCGGTGGCGGTGCTGTTGCTGTTATTGTTGGAGTTGTTCCTATAGCTGTCTTCTCGGTTTGTGCTcctgtgattatatatgttttgtgGCGTAATAGGAAACGGCAGCATCTTTCCATTAACCGACCTG CTAGGCGCCCAGAATTTCACTTGGGACAACTTAAATGGTTTTCTTTACGTGAACTACAAGAGGCAACAGATTTTTTTAGTGAGAAAAATGTGGTGGGTAGTGGTGGTTCTGGTAGAGTTTATAAAGGTCGCTTAGATGATGGTTCTGTTGTGGCAATAAAAAGACTGAAACAGAGGCGTACTCAAGGTGGATTGCAGCAGTTCCAAACAGAGGTCGAAATGGTAAGTATGGCTGTGCATCGGAATCTACTACGTCTACGTGGCTTTTGCTTGACCCCTACAGAACGGCTGCTTGTCTATCCCTTTATGCTTAATGGTAGTGTTAGATCCTGTTTAAGAG AGCGTCCAGAGTCTCAAGCACCACTTGATTGGGGTGTAAGAAAACGGATTGCACTGGGGGCTGCGAGGGGGCTTGAATATTTGCACGATCATTGTAACCCCAAGATTATACACCGTGACTTGAAGGCTGCAGATATATTGTTGGATGAGAATTTTGACGCAGTTGTTGGAGGCTTTGGGCTGGCCAAACTGATGGCCTACAAAGATACTCATGTCATAACTGCTGTTCGTGGCACAATTGGTCATATAGCCCCTGAATACCTGTCAAGTGGAAGGGCATCAGAGAAAACTGATGTTTTTGGGTATGGTATTATGCTTCTGGAACTCATTACAGGACAAAAGGCTGTTGATATTGCTCGGTTTGCAAATGATGATGATGTCATGTTGCTTGATTGG GTAGAAGGGCTACTGAAAGAAAAGAAGTTGGAAATGCTGGTCGACTCTGATCTTCAGGGTAATTACATAGAGGAAGAAGTGGAACAGCTAATGCAGGTGGCTCTTTTATGCACTCAAAGCACCCCAATGGGAAGGCCTAAGATGGGTGAAGTGGTGAGAATGGTGGAGGGTGATGGCTTGGCTGAAAGATGGGAAGATTGGCAGAAAAGGAAAATGTTCCATCAAGAGTTTAACAATACCCACCACCCCAATGTGAAATGGTTTATCCCAGACTCCACTTCTCGCATCCTTCCAGATGACTTATCTGGTCCTAGATGA